One Simonsiella muelleri ATCC 29453 DNA window includes the following coding sequences:
- a CDS encoding manganese efflux pump MntP family protein — protein sequence MSIFALILLAFSMSMDAFAAAISKGAAAKNVSTQEIIRAALIFGVVEGITPLVGWGAGQAAQSFIAEYDHWVAFILLLILGIRMIRESFSAKDENEIDNKNNKLGILILTAIATSIDSMIVGVGLAFLDVHIGWTALAIGSATTFMAAIGMGLGKMLGKKVGQRAELVGGLVLIAIGSSILLKHLGFIS from the coding sequence ATGAGTATTTTTGCATTGATTTTATTGGCATTTAGTATGTCTATGGACGCATTTGCGGCTGCCATTAGCAAAGGGGCAGCCGCGAAAAACGTTAGCACTCAAGAAATTATCCGTGCAGCGTTGATTTTTGGGGTAGTGGAGGGGATTACGCCACTGGTTGGTTGGGGGGCAGGGCAGGCCGCGCAATCTTTTATTGCTGAATATGATCATTGGGTTGCGTTTATTTTGCTATTGATTTTGGGTATTCGCATGATACGCGAGAGTTTTTCCGCAAAAGATGAAAATGAAATAGACAATAAAAATAATAAGTTAGGTATTCTAATTTTGACTGCCATCGCCACCAGTATTGATTCTATGATTGTGGGCGTGGGTTTGGCGTTTTTAGATGTGCATATTGGCTGGACAGCATTGGCGATAGGCTCTGCGACCACGTTTATGGCGGCGATTGGCATGGGCTTAGGTAAAATGTTGGGCAAGAAAGTCGGTCAACGTGCGGAGTTGGTAGGTGGCTTGGTGTTGATTGCGATTGGTTCATCTATTTTGTTGAAACATTTGGGTTTTATTTCTTGA
- a CDS encoding bifunctional alpha/beta hydrolase/class I SAM-dependent methyltransferase: MNQSETTHHFTASDGTQIFYRHRPAANGNTGRAIVLLHRGHEHSERMMYVHEELRLSEFACFAWDARGHGYTTGERGDSPSVATTIDDLDQFIKHIQHEHGITPENICLIVQSVGAVIAAGWLNDYAPKIRCAILAAPAFKVKLYVPFARPALRLAQKWRGNFFVKSYVKAHYLTHDIARQHSYNHDSLIAPAISVRVLLGLYDLASRLVRNAHQITTPIQMLISGSDFVVHAAPQHEFYNRLGSHIKERHVFKGFYHDTLGEKQREDVFVQMRRFIEQCFAEPLKIIDVTQNHLSSYSRYQADKFATPLSCCSPRGMYWAMTRAAIRFGAKYSEGLRIGCERGFDSGSTLDYIYQNQANGKNEFGTFIDRIYLNAVGWRGIRQRKNHLKQAIHVACDKLTAARKKIHILDIAAGHGRYVLDALPSEKLPESVRLRDYSSINVAAGQAMIAERGLENVVTFEQVDAFNLENYKKLKPRPTLGIVSGLHELFSDNDLILQSLKGFGEAISKGGYLIYTNQPHHPQQELIARALTSHKDGKPNWVMRCRSQQEMDELVEKAGFYKIQQWIDDDGIFTVSLAVKGAEASILHEDSGTLNEDNVSGK; this comes from the coding sequence ATGAATCAATCCGAAACCACTCATCATTTTACCGCCAGCGATGGTACTCAGATTTTCTATCGCCACCGCCCCGCTGCCAATGGCAACACAGGCCGCGCCATTGTGTTACTGCATCGCGGACACGAACATTCTGAACGCATGATGTATGTTCATGAAGAATTGCGGTTGTCGGAATTTGCGTGTTTTGCGTGGGATGCGCGTGGACATGGGTACACCACAGGTGAGCGCGGCGATAGCCCCAGTGTTGCCACTACAATCGATGATTTAGACCAATTTATCAAACACATACAACATGAACATGGCATTACACCAGAAAATATTTGTTTAATTGTCCAAAGCGTAGGTGCGGTGATTGCGGCTGGCTGGCTGAATGATTATGCGCCGAAAATTCGTTGTGCGATTTTGGCTGCACCTGCATTTAAAGTGAAATTGTATGTACCATTTGCACGCCCTGCATTGCGATTGGCACAAAAATGGCGTGGCAATTTTTTTGTCAAAAGTTACGTCAAAGCGCATTATTTGACTCACGATATTGCTCGTCAACACAGTTACAATCATGATTCTTTGATTGCGCCAGCTATTTCTGTGCGCGTGTTGTTGGGTTTGTATGATTTGGCTAGCCGATTGGTTCGTAACGCTCATCAAATCACTACGCCCATTCAAATGCTGATTTCAGGCAGCGATTTTGTGGTTCACGCCGCGCCACAACATGAATTTTACAATCGGCTTGGTAGCCACATCAAAGAACGCCATGTTTTCAAAGGATTTTATCACGATACATTAGGCGAAAAACAACGTGAAGACGTATTTGTCCAAATGCGCCGTTTTATTGAACAATGTTTTGCAGAACCTTTAAAAATCATTGATGTAACGCAAAATCATTTGAGCAGTTATTCACGTTATCAAGCGGATAAATTTGCCACGCCTTTATCATGTTGCTCACCACGTGGCATGTATTGGGCAATGACACGCGCAGCTATTCGGTTTGGCGCAAAATACAGCGAAGGTTTGCGAATAGGTTGTGAAAGAGGTTTTGATTCAGGCAGCACGCTGGATTATATTTATCAAAATCAAGCAAATGGCAAAAATGAATTTGGCACATTCATTGACCGAATTTATTTGAATGCGGTGGGTTGGCGTGGGATTCGTCAGCGAAAAAATCATCTAAAACAGGCGATTCATGTGGCTTGCGACAAACTCACGGCGGCACGAAAAAAAATTCATATTTTGGACATTGCGGCAGGGCATGGGCGTTATGTTTTGGACGCGTTACCCAGTGAAAAGCTGCCTGAAAGCGTGCGTTTGCGTGATTATAGTTCAATTAATGTGGCAGCAGGTCAAGCGATGATTGCGGAACGTGGTTTGGAAAATGTGGTTACTTTTGAACAAGTTGATGCGTTTAATCTTGAAAATTACAAAAAATTAAAACCACGTCCAACTTTGGGTATTGTGTCGGGTTTGCATGAATTATTTTCTGATAATGACTTGATTTTACAATCCCTTAAAGGATTCGGTGAAGCCATCAGTAAAGGCGGTTATTTGATTTACACCAACCAGCCACACCACCCTCAACAAGAACTCATTGCTCGCGCCCTAACCAGCCACAAAGATGGTAAGCCAAATTGGGTGATGCGTTGTCGCAGTCAGCAGGAAATGGATGAATTGGTAGAAAAAGCAGGCTTTTATAAAATTCAACAATGGATTGATGACGATGGCATTTTTACCGTGAGTTTGGCGGTAAAAGGCGCAGAAGCCAGCATTTTGCACGAAGATAGCGGCACATTAAACGAAGATAATGTTTCGGGCAAATAA
- a CDS encoding TonB-dependent receptor encodes MNYIKSILALFGGLLSFQAAADATDKTANQTLEDVKVTAKVQRSFSKSSDGDLRDAVNLGLLGKQNNFTSPITVVNYDEKAFANQAPRNVVDVIAKTDASTMNFGGETNTISGLYVRNLQIDARQFSVNGLSGLYSTYNSPTAGVASAQLIKGASTALVGMDAEGSAGASVNIETKRAGKQPINRFGVGYFSDSRYQTSADIGRRFGANGEWGIRVNGLIRQGDTAREHFSEKNREAAIGADYRGEQLKVGVDLMYSKRKTEGGRARVQDMQLLKFQMPEAPDGKINLIPQWSGQTTEDKTAMATFEYDTLKNVVVSGGLGYMDSRYDGSFTQLKMLNAQGNYRAEPSRAIDYLTRTTSANLKARGQFFSGSLEHQWNVAADYVKRHRDFDRSSKTFGGFSSNIYQPQFPATPTILSVNQQNTHETFTAPSLALSDTLMMFDNKFRLTLGTRLQYVRQENHQKQTKSTTHAISPMITAAYVPNNQLVVYGNYMRDLEPGALVDNDNAKNNGETLDPVKTNQMELGIRKNWQDGLITTTASVYRINRPSAYLNAQTGVFGYGGKEQNTGLELSTYANLLNKTLRPTFGITFQRAKLKNYQTNAGNMIDGNQQVTSPRVIAKAGVEWDTPFVRGLTLNAAAQYYGKSFQNAENTFRLPAYTTVDIGAKYALKLPKNQQVTLRGAVENVFNKNYWQIQRGRYDRSFAVVGMPRTVWLKADYEF; translated from the coding sequence ATGAATTATATAAAATCAATATTGGCTTTGTTCGGTGGGTTATTGAGTTTTCAGGCTGCCGCAGATGCCACAGACAAGACTGCTAACCAAACATTAGAAGATGTCAAAGTAACCGCTAAAGTTCAACGTTCTTTTTCCAAATCCAGCGATGGCGATTTGCGTGATGCCGTGAATTTAGGCTTGCTAGGCAAACAAAATAATTTCACATCACCCATCACTGTCGTGAATTACGATGAAAAAGCATTCGCTAACCAAGCACCACGCAATGTCGTTGATGTAATAGCCAAAACCGATGCGTCTACCATGAATTTTGGTGGCGAAACCAATACCATTAGCGGATTGTATGTCCGCAATTTACAAATTGATGCACGACAATTTAGCGTTAATGGTTTGTCTGGTTTATATTCCACTTATAACTCGCCTACGGCTGGCGTGGCGTCCGCACAATTAATCAAAGGCGCATCAACCGCTTTGGTTGGCATGGATGCAGAAGGCTCGGCGGGCGCATCTGTCAATATTGAAACCAAACGCGCAGGTAAACAACCCATTAATCGTTTTGGTGTCGGCTATTTCAGCGACAGCCGCTACCAAACCAGTGCAGACATAGGTCGGCGATTTGGTGCAAATGGTGAATGGGGTATTCGTGTGAATGGCTTGATTCGTCAAGGCGATACAGCGCGTGAACACTTCTCCGAAAAAAATCGTGAGGCCGCTATTGGTGCAGATTATCGTGGCGAGCAATTAAAAGTTGGCGTGGATTTGATGTACAGTAAACGCAAAACCGAAGGCGGACGAGCACGCGTCCAAGATATGCAACTGCTCAAATTCCAAATGCCCGAAGCTCCCGATGGCAAAATCAATCTCATTCCACAGTGGTCAGGTCAAACCACCGAAGACAAAACTGCAATGGCAACTTTTGAATATGACACATTAAAAAATGTTGTGGTATCAGGTGGATTGGGCTACATGGATTCGCGTTATGACGGCTCATTTACCCAATTGAAAATGCTCAATGCACAAGGCAATTACCGTGCTGAACCATCACGCGCCATAGATTATCTCACGCGTACCACCAGTGCCAATTTGAAAGCGCGTGGACAATTTTTTTCAGGCAGCCTTGAACATCAATGGAATGTTGCCGCGGATTATGTGAAACGTCATCGCGATTTTGACCGCAGCAGCAAAACTTTTGGTGGTTTCAGCAGCAATATTTACCAACCTCAATTCCCTGCAACACCGACTATTTTGTCAGTCAATCAGCAGAATACCCACGAAACATTTACAGCACCCAGTTTAGCGTTATCAGATACGTTGATGATGTTTGACAACAAATTCCGCCTCACATTGGGTACGCGTTTACAATATGTGCGCCAAGAAAATCATCAAAAACAAACCAAAAGTACTACTCACGCCATCAGTCCTATGATTACCGCTGCTTATGTACCAAATAATCAATTGGTTGTGTATGGTAATTATATGCGCGATTTAGAACCTGGTGCATTAGTAGACAACGACAACGCCAAAAATAATGGAGAAACATTAGATCCCGTTAAAACCAATCAAATGGAATTGGGTATCCGCAAAAATTGGCAAGATGGCTTAATTACCACCACCGCCAGCGTGTACCGCATCAATCGCCCCAGCGCATATTTAAATGCGCAAACAGGCGTGTTTGGGTACGGGGGCAAAGAACAAAACACAGGTTTAGAATTAAGTACTTATGCCAACTTATTAAACAAAACATTACGCCCGACTTTTGGCATCACATTCCAACGTGCTAAGCTGAAAAATTACCAAACCAATGCTGGCAATATGATTGATGGCAATCAACAAGTAACCAGTCCACGCGTGATTGCCAAAGCAGGTGTAGAATGGGACACACCCTTTGTACGCGGCTTAACATTGAACGCAGCGGCACAATATTATGGCAAATCGTTTCAAAATGCGGAAAATACTTTCAGGCTGCCTGCATACACCACAGTGGACATTGGCGCAAAATACGCATTAAAATTACCTAAAAATCAACAAGTAACTTTGCGTGGCGCGGTGGAAAATGTGTTTAATAAAAATTATTGGCAAATCCAACGTGGTAGATATGACCGCAGTTTTGCAGTTGTGGGAATGCCACGCACCGTGTGGTTGAAAGCCGATTACGAATTTTAG